A region of Amblyraja radiata isolate CabotCenter1 unplaced genomic scaffold, sAmbRad1.1.pri scaffold_1011_ctg1, whole genome shotgun sequence DNA encodes the following proteins:
- the LOC116969681 gene encoding zinc finger and BTB domain-containing protein 39-like, whose product MGMRIKLHSADHPNNLLKELNKFRLSEIMCDVIIVVGNRAFSAHKSVLACAAGYFQKLFLNSEVNSVRTYVVDFITPANFERILNFIYTAELFTDLINVGVIYEMAEKLGMQDLLKACYSTFPDLEKTQSSKVGERPAEDYALLPLPSNEQNPPSGNSRTTASQFCQNRDYIMQVEVAEGFKSEERNPTSENGPSVMYQQSTKTEDSLKMEYSQPTSTESVPLTTNKTPCELYGIQSNGYYQTNLLMAGESLKEGGNNVDLQDHSLKEMECMQFEGIEADGLNFDEHQESRGASEEVIELTDDSEDDSLVCVKDCNTEGKSMPCQVCGKELPANIAVIRQHGKLHIDAKEGLCRVCGTKFTDRSSRITHVLSHVGIFLFSCDMCEMKFVTQWQVAGHRKAKPYDTNIIVQPNAMLPPEPNFGGSPTELFCAVCGKAMAKDYLAVKEHILSHLNMKSLACCVCKQPSRSVCSLMWHVLSHMNISIFSCSVCGNSFVDRTILEQHMASHQGMKYLFECHFCSRKFRLEASYQNHVKIHKRHNSDNAKGVTAQHQWLKKTLTTSLSDESMSDGHVATLQQENLISLPLNHGKTTYKGNWYECEFCRKRFSHSSEFQYHLRIHSGEKPYECKLCHKFFRGRSTVKNHLKTHSGALMYCCTVCQRYCPTLNLMIKHVEMHKDGGLPPDFNIAQTFMYIVHSKQSVKMMD is encoded by the coding sequence ATGGGTATGAGAATTAAACTACACAGTGCTGATCACCCTAATAATCTTCTGAAGGAACTAAACAAGTTTAGGCTTTCCGAAATCATGTGTGATGTCATAATTGTGGTGGGAAATCGGGCGTTTTCAGCCCACAAGTCTGTGTTGGCATGCGCTGCCGGTTACTTCCAGAAGCTGTTTCTCAACTCAGAGGTGAACTCCGTCAGAACATATGTGGTAGACTTCATCACACCAGCCAACTTTGAAAGGATCTTGAACTTTATCTACACCGCAGAGCTTTTCACAGATCTCATCAACGTGGGCGTCATCTATGAGATGGCAGAGAAGCTGGGAATGCAGGATCTGCTGAAGGCTTGTTACTCCACATTCCCCGACTTGGAAAAAACACAATCGAGCAAAGTGGGAGAACGGCCAGCGGAAGACTACGCGCTTCTCCCCCTGCCCTCCAATGAACAAAACCCGCCCAGTGGAAATTCGAGGACCACAGCATCGCAGTTTTGTCAAAATCGAGATTACATCATGCAGGTGGAGGTGGCAGAGGGGTTCAAGAGTGAAGAAAGAAATCCCACCAGTGAAAATGGACCCTCTGTGATGTACCAGCAATCAACGAAAACTGAAGATAGCCTGAAGATGGAATACAGCCAGCCCACATCCACTGAGAGTGTTCCCCTGACCACCAACAAAACCCCTTGTGAGCTGTATGGGATTCAAAGTAATGGATATTATCAGACCAATTTACTGATGGCTGGAGAATCTCTGAAAGAAGGTGGAAACAATGTTGACCTCCAAGATCATTCACTGAAGGAAATGGAATGCATGCAGTTTGAAGGTATTGAAGCGGATGGCCTTAATTTTGATGAGCACCAGGAGAGTAGAGGTGCTTCTGAAGAGGTAATAGAGCTGACAGATGACAGTGAAGATGACAGTCTGGTGTGTGTCAAGGACTGCAACACTGAAGGCAAGAGCATGCCGTGCCAGGTGTGTGGCAAGGAGTTACCGGCTAACATCGCAGTGATTCGGCAGCATGGCAAACTCCACATTGATGCCAAGGAGGGGCTGTGCAGAGTGTGTGGCACAAAGTTCACTGACAGGAGCTCTCGAATCACCCACGTTTTGTCTCACGTTGGAATTTTCCTCTTCTCGTGTGATATGTGTGAAATGAAGTTTGTGACACAGTGGCAAGTGGCTGGACACAGGAAAGCCAAACCATATGATACTAACATTATTGTGCAGCCCAATGCCATGCTCCCACCTGAGCCCAATTTTGGGGGCTCTCCAACGGAACTCTTCTGTGCAGTCTGTGGAAAGGCCATGGCTAAAGACTATCTCGCTGTGAAAGAGCACATTCTTTCTCACCTTAACATGAAAAGCCTTGCCTGCTGCGTCTGCAAGCAGCCTTCGAGATCTGTCTGTAGCCTGATGTGGCATGTTTTGTCCCATATGAATATATCTATTTTTTCCTGTTCTGTATGTGGTAATAGCTTTGTAGATCGAACAATTCTAGAGCAACACATGGCCTCACATCAGGGTATGAAGTATTTATTTGAATGTCATTTTTGCAGTAGAAAATTCCGACTGGAGGCTTCTTATCAAAATCACGTGAAGATCCACAAGAGGCATAACTCGGACAATGCAAAGGGTGTTACTGCTCAACACCAGTGGCTCAAAAAGACTTTAACAACGTCACTGTCAGACGAGTCTATGAGTGATGGACATGTGGCCACTCTACAGCAGGAGAACCTCATCTCCCTTCCCTTAAACCACGGCAAGACCACCTACAAAGGGAACTGGTACGAATGTGAGTTTTGCAGGAAGAGGTTTTCTCATTCCAGTGAGTTTCAGTATCACCTACGAATTCACTCGGGGGAGAAGCCCTATGAATGTAAGCTGTGCCACAAGTTCTTCAGGGGACGATCGACTGTCAAAAACCACCTAAAGACTCATTCCGGAGCCCTCATGTACTGCTGCACAGTGTGTCAGAGGTACTGTCCCACCCTCAACCTTATGATTAAGCATGTGGAGATGCACAAGGATGGAGGCCTGCCTCCTGATTTTAACATTGCACAGACTTTTATGTACATTGTACATTCCAAACAGTCAGTAAAAATGATGGACTAA